A stretch of the Bacillus sp. FJAT-18017 genome encodes the following:
- a CDS encoding DUF2535 family protein, whose amino-acid sequence MKKRIDTILIVKSLEFTNAVGLKVKIVEIPVLEKDNPNQFMIRFRLQTFMMSLNEEQQPKPCYSFRDYLKRTLRWPDYEQLYSSSTLKNNA is encoded by the coding sequence GTGAAAAAGAGGATTGATACTATTTTAATAGTGAAAAGCCTGGAGTTCACAAATGCAGTGGGATTGAAGGTTAAAATTGTGGAGATTCCTGTATTGGAGAAAGATAATCCGAATCAATTCATGATCCGATTCCGTTTGCAGACATTTATGATGAGCCTGAATGAAGAACAGCAGCCGAAACCTTGCTATTCCTTCAGGGATTATTTGAAAAGGACCTTGAGATGGCCTGATTATGAGCAGCTTTACTCGTCTTCTACATTAAAAAATAATGCTTGA
- a CDS encoding DegV family protein encodes MAKIKIVTDSTHDMPKEIIDQYGIEVVPLTISVAGKTYTDGVDIHPEEFLARMKQSPELPKSSQPSAGAFLEVYDRLGAEGYDILSIHMTGKMSGTVRSAESAAGMTKYNVTVVDSKFISKALGFQVKEAAIMAANGKSMEEILARLESMSENTRLYIMVDTLENLVKGGRIGKGRAFLGSLLNIKPIASLEGAEYNPVAKVRSYTQVVKFLAKQFAEDVKGKSIKSVGIAHAGAEELAGKVADSIREATGFDGVEIDYTNSTVSTHTGPGAFALMYHFE; translated from the coding sequence TTGGCAAAGATAAAAATAGTTACTGACTCCACACATGATATGCCTAAAGAGATAATTGACCAGTATGGAATTGAAGTGGTTCCGCTGACAATATCCGTTGCCGGAAAAACATACACAGATGGCGTTGATATCCACCCGGAAGAGTTTTTAGCAAGAATGAAACAATCTCCGGAGCTTCCGAAAAGCTCGCAGCCTTCCGCTGGTGCTTTTTTAGAGGTGTATGACCGGCTTGGAGCAGAAGGTTACGATATTCTGTCCATCCATATGACGGGAAAAATGAGCGGAACTGTACGCTCGGCTGAAAGTGCTGCCGGAATGACGAAATATAACGTCACCGTTGTTGATTCGAAATTCATTTCAAAAGCTCTCGGCTTCCAGGTGAAGGAGGCAGCCATTATGGCAGCCAACGGCAAATCAATGGAAGAAATCCTCGCGCGGCTTGAGTCCATGAGTGAAAATACACGTCTTTACATAATGGTTGATACGCTTGAAAACCTGGTGAAGGGCGGCAGGATCGGAAAAGGCAGGGCTTTCCTTGGCTCACTTTTGAACATTAAACCGATTGCCTCTCTTGAAGGAGCCGAATACAACCCGGTTGCCAAGGTGCGCAGCTACACACAGGTTGTTAAGTTCCTGGCAAAACAATTTGCCGAGGATGTAAAAGGCAAGTCGATAAAGAGCGTAGGAATCGCACATGCCGGAGCGGAAGAACTTGCAGGAAAAGTCGCAGACAGCATCCGTGAAGCAACAGGCTTTGATGGGGTTGAAATTGACTATACGAATTCGACAGTCAGCACCCATACAGGCCCAGGCGCGTTTGCACTAATGTATCACTTTGAATAA
- a CDS encoding SCO family protein, with protein sequence MTAVKTVKTKVVLLIMAVCAMLLSACNKELEGAEDWPLKEFTFTNQENKQFGTKDLEGKVWMASFIFTNCDTVCPPMTANMSEIQTMAKDEGIENIQFVSFSVDPENDTPEALKEYGQKFNVDLKNWNFLTGYEQEEIEEFALKNFQTLVKKPETDDQVLHGTSFFLIGQDGNVKKTYPGVSDVPRDQIIEDIKALQ encoded by the coding sequence ATGACGGCGGTGAAGACGGTGAAAACAAAAGTAGTTTTACTGATAATGGCAGTTTGCGCTATGCTGCTTTCAGCCTGCAACAAAGAATTGGAAGGTGCGGAAGATTGGCCGCTTAAAGAATTTACCTTCACAAACCAGGAAAATAAACAGTTTGGCACAAAGGACCTTGAGGGCAAAGTATGGATGGCTAGCTTCATCTTTACTAACTGTGATACGGTCTGCCCGCCGATGACGGCAAACATGAGTGAAATACAGACGATGGCCAAGGATGAGGGTATTGAGAATATCCAGTTTGTTTCCTTTAGTGTCGACCCTGAGAACGATACACCTGAAGCTCTCAAGGAATACGGCCAAAAGTTTAATGTTGATTTGAAGAACTGGAACTTTCTAACTGGCTATGAACAGGAAGAAATAGAAGAGTTCGCCTTGAAAAACTTCCAGACTCTTGTCAAAAAACCTGAGACTGATGACCAGGTACTCCATGGAACTTCGTTTTTTTTGATTGGCCAGGATGGTAACGTTAAGAAAACATACCCTGGTGTCTCTGACGTACCGAGGGACCAAATTATTGAAGATATCAAAGCTTTGCAATAA